Proteins found in one Labrenzia sp. VG12 genomic segment:
- a CDS encoding glutathione S-transferase family protein, giving the protein MTTSLTLISHTLCPYVQRAAIVLAEKEIPFERIMIDLANKPDWFRTASPLGKVPLLKTGDRYLFESAPIVEYLDETTAPKLHPDEPLERARHRAYVEFASQTLNGIGALYSAQDDTGFAAASAALTQKFRHLEDVIAPGGPFFAGSAFSLVDAAFAPVFRYFDVFESFLALDILERLDKVSAWRHQLSQRPSVRNAVSGEYPDLLRGFLRKKNSWMSHLLDLHERRESTAMAC; this is encoded by the coding sequence ATGACGACATCCCTCACCCTGATCAGCCACACGCTCTGCCCCTATGTTCAGCGCGCCGCCATCGTTCTTGCCGAGAAGGAAATCCCGTTCGAGCGCATCATGATTGACCTTGCCAACAAGCCGGACTGGTTCAGAACCGCTTCACCGCTCGGCAAGGTCCCCCTGCTCAAGACAGGCGACCGATACCTGTTTGAATCCGCTCCGATTGTTGAGTATCTGGACGAGACGACAGCGCCGAAACTGCATCCGGATGAACCGCTCGAGCGGGCGCGGCACCGGGCCTATGTTGAATTCGCCTCCCAGACGCTGAACGGGATCGGCGCTCTTTACAGCGCGCAGGACGACACCGGCTTTGCCGCAGCATCAGCCGCCTTGACGCAAAAGTTCCGGCACCTTGAGGACGTCATTGCGCCCGGCGGACCGTTCTTTGCCGGGTCAGCCTTCTCGCTCGTGGATGCCGCATTTGCACCGGTATTCCGCTATTTCGACGTGTTCGAGAGCTTCCTGGCCCTCGATATCCTTGAGAGGCTCGACAAGGTCTCGGCCTGGCGTCATCAGCTTTCTCAGCGCCCGTCCGTGCGCAATGCGGTGTCCGGCGAATACCCGGACCTGCTCCGGGGTTTCTTGCGCAAGAAAAACAGCTGGATGTCGCACCTGCTGGACCTTCATGAGCGGCGCGAAAGCACTGCGATGGCCTGTTAA
- the gcvPB gene encoding aminomethyl-transferring glycine dehydrogenase subunit GcvPB — MSMNTQGRPTAAGDAGDSFRPKTFTGNRGLDMEEPLIFEVGSLETTGVDLDEDESAEFELGGFERKGEIGLPGLAEPEAMRHYVRLSRNNYAIDSGLYPLGSCTMKHNPRLNEKMARLAGFGDIHPLQPVSSVPGALELIDELAHWLMVSTHMAAVAMSPKAGAHGELCGMMAIKAAHTAAGRSPEIVLVPESAHGTNPATAALLGYKVVNIDAKDDGTVDLEALKSTIAAHEGNIAGIMLTNPNTCGLFEREVKQIADLIHAADAYFYCDGANFNAIVGKARPGDLGVDAMHINLHKTFSTPHGGGGPGSGPVVLSERLAPFAPLPFIRRTNDGLELVETEEATSEAEQPFGRMTAFHGQMGMYVRALSYMMSHGSDGLKQASEDAVLNANYVRVGLQDLMSLPFGERPCMHEVLFDDSFLKDTGVTTLDFAKAMIDEGYHPMTMYFPLVVHGAMLIEPTESESRAALDLFVATMRDLVMSAKRGETQRFSGAPYLAPRCRLDETGAARKPVLSWSEPEPAEVTPAAAE; from the coding sequence ATGAGCATGAACACGCAAGGCCGCCCGACCGCTGCGGGCGACGCGGGCGACAGCTTCCGCCCGAAGACGTTCACTGGCAACCGCGGTCTCGACATGGAAGAGCCGCTGATCTTTGAAGTCGGCTCGCTGGAAACCACCGGTGTGGATCTCGACGAGGACGAAAGCGCGGAGTTTGAACTCGGCGGTTTTGAACGCAAGGGCGAAATCGGTCTGCCGGGCCTCGCAGAGCCCGAAGCCATGCGCCATTACGTGCGCCTGTCGCGGAACAACTATGCAATCGACAGCGGGCTTTATCCGCTCGGTTCCTGCACCATGAAGCACAATCCGCGGCTCAACGAGAAGATGGCCCGCCTGGCCGGCTTCGGCGACATCCATCCGCTCCAGCCGGTTTCGTCCGTCCCGGGCGCGCTGGAACTGATCGACGAGCTGGCCCACTGGCTGATGGTCTCCACCCACATGGCCGCCGTGGCCATGAGCCCGAAAGCCGGTGCCCATGGTGAACTTTGCGGCATGATGGCCATCAAGGCAGCGCATACGGCCGCCGGCCGCAGCCCGGAAATCGTGCTGGTGCCTGAAAGCGCTCACGGCACCAACCCGGCAACGGCTGCACTGCTCGGTTACAAGGTGGTCAACATCGATGCCAAGGACGACGGCACCGTCGATCTTGAGGCGCTGAAAAGCACCATTGCGGCGCATGAAGGCAACATCGCCGGCATCATGCTGACCAACCCGAACACCTGCGGGCTGTTCGAGCGCGAGGTCAAGCAGATCGCCGACCTGATCCACGCGGCAGACGCCTATTTCTACTGCGACGGTGCCAACTTCAACGCCATCGTCGGCAAGGCACGCCCGGGCGATCTTGGCGTCGATGCCATGCATATCAACCTGCACAAGACCTTCTCGACGCCCCATGGCGGCGGCGGCCCGGGTTCCGGCCCGGTGGTTCTGTCCGAACGTCTGGCACCTTTCGCACCGCTGCCGTTCATCCGCCGGACCAATGACGGCCTCGAGCTGGTCGAGACCGAGGAAGCGACATCGGAGGCTGAGCAGCCCTTTGGCCGCATGACCGCGTTCCACGGTCAGATGGGCATGTATGTCCGGGCCCTGTCCTACATGATGAGCCACGGGTCCGATGGTCTGAAACAGGCCTCCGAGGACGCGGTGCTGAACGCCAACTATGTGCGTGTCGGCCTGCAGGACCTGATGAGCCTGCCCTTCGGCGAGCGCCCCTGCATGCATGAGGTTCTGTTTGATGACAGTTTCCTCAAGGACACCGGCGTGACCACGCTCGACTTCGCCAAGGCGATGATCGACGAGGGCTATCACCCGATGACCATGTATTTCCCGCTGGTGGTGCATGGCGCGATGCTGATCGAACCGACGGAGTCGGAAAGCCGGGCTGCGCTCGATCTTTTCGTCGCCACCATGCGCGATCTGGTCATGAGCGCCAAGCGGGGCGAAACCCAGCGCTTTTCCGGGGCACCTTATCTGGCCCCGCGCTGCCGTCTCGACGAGACCGGCGCCGCCCGCAAGCCGGTGCTCAGCTGGAGCGAGCCGGAGCCGGCGGAAGTCACCCCGGCGGCAGCCGAATAA
- the gcvPA gene encoding aminomethyl-transferring glycine dehydrogenase subunit GcvPA, with protein MRYLPLNDTDRSDMLARIGVNSIDDLFADIPENVRMKELLDLPKRASEMEVERKLSAMAAKNTSAGSVPFFVGAGAYKHHVPATVDHLIQRSEFLTSYTPYQPEITQGTLQYLFEFQTQVARLTAMDVANASMYDGSTGTGEAVLMAHRVTKRNKAVLSGGLHPQYREVVEGLSHMAGDRVVSLPADPNGTEDILSQIDDETSCVVVQSPSFYGQMIDLKPIAEKAHQHKALLIAVFTEVVSLGLIEPPGTQGADIVVGEGQSIGNGLNFGGPYVGLFATRQKYVRQMPGRLCGETVDAEGKRGYVLTLSTREQHIRRDKATSNICTNSGLCCLAFTIHMSLLGQAGLTKLARINHGNAVKLKKLLAGVPGVEVLNKTYFNEFTISLPKAAEGVVEQLAARGILAGLPVSRLEPGNKDLENLLVVASTEVNTDEDRAAFAGALKEVLA; from the coding sequence ATGCGCTACCTGCCTTTGAATGATACCGACCGCAGCGACATGCTCGCGCGGATCGGCGTCAACTCGATCGATGACCTGTTTGCGGACATTCCGGAAAATGTCCGCATGAAGGAACTGCTGGACCTGCCGAAACGGGCCAGCGAAATGGAAGTGGAGCGCAAGCTCTCGGCCATGGCCGCGAAAAACACCTCGGCCGGCTCCGTGCCGTTCTTCGTCGGCGCCGGCGCCTACAAGCACCACGTGCCGGCCACCGTGGATCACCTGATCCAGCGCTCCGAGTTCCTGACGTCCTATACGCCGTACCAGCCGGAAATCACGCAGGGCACGCTTCAGTACCTGTTCGAGTTCCAGACCCAGGTTGCGCGCCTGACCGCCATGGATGTTGCCAACGCCTCCATGTATGACGGCTCCACCGGTACCGGCGAAGCCGTGCTGATGGCGCACAGGGTCACCAAGCGCAACAAGGCGGTACTTTCCGGCGGGCTGCATCCGCAGTACCGGGAAGTGGTGGAAGGCCTGTCCCACATGGCCGGCGACCGGGTTGTCAGCCTGCCGGCCGATCCGAACGGCACCGAGGACATCCTGTCCCAGATCGACGACGAGACCTCCTGTGTCGTGGTTCAGTCGCCGTCCTTCTATGGCCAGATGATCGATCTGAAGCCGATCGCCGAAAAGGCCCATCAGCACAAGGCGCTGTTGATTGCCGTCTTTACCGAAGTGGTGTCCCTCGGCCTGATCGAGCCTCCGGGAACGCAGGGCGCGGACATCGTGGTCGGCGAAGGCCAGTCCATCGGCAACGGCCTCAATTTCGGCGGACCATACGTCGGCCTCTTCGCGACCCGCCAGAAATATGTCCGCCAGATGCCGGGCCGTCTCTGCGGCGAGACCGTCGATGCGGAAGGCAAGCGCGGTTACGTGCTGACACTCTCGACCCGCGAGCAGCACATCCGCCGCGACAAGGCGACGTCCAACATCTGCACCAACTCGGGCCTCTGCTGTCTGGCCTTTACCATTCACATGTCGCTGCTGGGGCAGGCGGGCCTGACGAAGCTGGCGCGCATCAACCACGGCAATGCGGTCAAGCTGAAAAAGCTCTTGGCCGGCGTTCCGGGTGTCGAGGTGCTGAACAAGACGTATTTCAACGAGTTCACCATTTCGCTGCCGAAGGCGGCAGAGGGTGTCGTTGAACAGCTCGCTGCGCGCGGCATTCTGGCAGGTTTGCCGGTCTCGCGTCTGGAACCAGGCAACAAGGATCTGGAAAACCTGCTGGTCGTTGCCTCGACCGAAGTCAACACCGATGAAGACCGCGCGGCCTTTGCGGGCGCGCTGAAGGAGGTGCTGGCATGA
- the gcvH gene encoding glycine cleavage system protein GcvH: MTTYYSKDHEWISVDGDVATIGITAYAQEQLGDVVYVELPEAGKSLSQGDEAAVVESVKAASEVYAPIDGEVVEANDALTDEPAKVNEDPEGAAWFLKMKVGNSGQLSELLDEAAYKAYVETL, from the coding sequence ATGACAACTTACTATTCCAAGGACCACGAGTGGATTTCCGTTGACGGCGATGTCGCGACCATCGGCATCACTGCATACGCTCAGGAGCAGCTTGGCGACGTCGTTTACGTTGAACTGCCGGAAGCCGGCAAATCCCTGTCGCAGGGCGATGAAGCGGCTGTGGTTGAATCGGTCAAGGCTGCCAGTGAAGTCTATGCGCCGATCGACGGTGAGGTGGTCGAGGCAAATGACGCACTGACGGACGAGCCGGCCAAGGTCAACGAAGATCCTGAAGGGGCTGCCTGGTTCCTGAAGATGAAGGTTGGCAATTCGGGTCAGCTCTCCGAACTGTTGGACGAAGCCGCCTACAAGGCCTACGTGGAGACGCTTTAA
- a CDS encoding OsmC family protein, protein MAGHYYTAQIEWAVDGDYAGNAYSRGHIWRFDGGLEVPASSSPTVVPLPHSIEAAVDPEEAFVAAISSCHMMSFLDLARRANFVVSSYRDNAYGELSRVARGKMAITKVVLRPEVTLVASEEPDPTWLTDLHEKAHEVCFIANSVNCEIKIEPEPLRLVAP, encoded by the coding sequence ATGGCGGGGCATTACTACACGGCACAGATCGAGTGGGCGGTTGACGGCGATTATGCCGGCAATGCCTATTCGCGTGGTCATATCTGGCGTTTCGACGGCGGGCTGGAAGTTCCCGCCAGCTCGTCTCCCACCGTGGTGCCCCTGCCGCACTCCATTGAAGCCGCCGTCGATCCGGAAGAAGCTTTTGTGGCAGCGATTTCCTCCTGCCACATGATGTCTTTCCTGGATCTCGCCCGGCGGGCGAACTTCGTTGTTTCCAGCTACCGCGACAATGCCTATGGCGAGTTGAGCCGCGTCGCCCGCGGCAAGATGGCCATCACGAAAGTGGTGCTGAGACCCGAAGTCACGCTCGTTGCAAGCGAGGAACCGGACCCGACCTGGCTGACCGACCTGCACGAAAAGGCACATGAAGTCTGCTTCATCGCCAATTCGGTGAATTGCGAGATCAAGATAGAGCCCGAACCGCTCCGTCTGGTCGCGCCGTAA
- a CDS encoding MarR family winged helix-turn-helix transcriptional regulator, giving the protein MNKSVELYEIIRLIRPVHRRLARAVEAKLDGTGVTVGMRAVMEVLEEAGPMSVPDTGRALFLARQQIQLMMNALEEQTLVERKPNPAHKRSPLFALTEKGRGAFGEIRAKENDEIDAVCELFSETDLTSAQKVLCGMLDHFAAFEDDPDRPQSLE; this is encoded by the coding sequence TTGAACAAATCTGTCGAGCTATACGAAATCATTCGCCTGATCCGGCCGGTGCATCGGCGCCTGGCGCGGGCGGTGGAAGCCAAACTGGACGGAACAGGCGTCACAGTCGGCATGCGCGCCGTGATGGAGGTGCTGGAGGAGGCTGGGCCCATGTCCGTGCCCGATACCGGCCGCGCGTTGTTCCTGGCGCGTCAGCAGATCCAGCTGATGATGAATGCGCTGGAGGAGCAGACGCTGGTGGAGCGCAAACCGAATCCGGCCCACAAACGCTCGCCGCTCTTTGCATTGACGGAAAAAGGGCGGGGCGCGTTCGGGGAGATCCGGGCAAAGGAAAATGACGAGATCGACGCGGTCTGCGAACTCTTTTCCGAGACGGATCTGACCTCTGCCCAGAAAGTGCTTTGCGGGATGCTCGACCATTTTGCCGCGTTCGAGGACGACCCGGACCGGCCCCAATCCCTGGAATAA
- a CDS encoding MarR family winged helix-turn-helix transcriptional regulator translates to MMTKSDPSPAPVDAWARLQRASSKVLERVEGRLKAEGFPPLGWYDILLELRRAEGQALRPVDIEKRILLAQYNVSRLIDRLVTAGYVEKRKSPEDGRGVMICLLPAGETLVATMWPKYRDAVEAEFAGLLDKGDAETLWKILGKLLP, encoded by the coding sequence ATGATGACAAAAAGCGATCCATCGCCAGCCCCGGTCGATGCCTGGGCGCGGCTTCAACGGGCCAGCAGCAAGGTGCTTGAGCGGGTGGAAGGCCGGCTGAAGGCCGAGGGTTTTCCGCCGCTCGGCTGGTATGACATTCTGCTGGAATTGCGCCGCGCCGAAGGGCAGGCCTTGCGTCCGGTGGACATCGAGAAACGGATCCTCCTGGCGCAGTACAATGTCTCCCGGCTGATCGATCGGCTGGTGACGGCCGGCTATGTCGAAAAGCGCAAGAGCCCCGAGGACGGCCGGGGTGTCATGATCTGTCTGCTGCCGGCGGGCGAAACGCTGGTGGCCACGATGTGGCCGAAGTATCGGGACGCGGTCGAAGCGGAGTTCGCTGGTCTTCTCGACAAGGGCGATGCAGAGACCCTCTGGAAGATCCTGGGCAAGCTGTTGCCCTGA
- a CDS encoding hemerythrin domain-containing protein encodes MQDRTDLDQRNGLPDEWLFLLRDHPRADWSGHRNLGPLTEFWLARHNGFRQLGQSLEQLLSDFREDQIEADRFGGLFAPRLQQFLSELHHHHMIEDHHYFPVFMAAEKRLVAGFELLAGDHELIHHRIETVVKSANTLFGQMGTCDRDAIRRAADGFAGVSDTLISGLMRHLDDEEDLIVPLILDRGERELGLS; translated from the coding sequence ATGCAGGACAGGACCGATCTCGACCAACGGAACGGATTGCCGGACGAGTGGCTGTTCCTGTTGAGAGACCACCCGCGCGCGGACTGGTCCGGTCACCGGAATCTCGGTCCGCTCACGGAGTTCTGGCTGGCGCGCCACAACGGGTTCCGTCAATTGGGCCAATCGCTGGAACAGTTGCTGTCGGACTTTCGGGAAGACCAAATCGAAGCGGACCGGTTCGGCGGCCTGTTTGCGCCGCGGCTGCAGCAATTCCTGTCTGAACTGCATCACCATCACATGATCGAGGATCATCACTATTTCCCGGTCTTCATGGCGGCGGAAAAGCGGCTTGTGGCCGGCTTCGAATTGCTCGCGGGCGATCATGAGCTGATCCATCACCGCATCGAAACCGTGGTCAAAAGCGCCAACACCCTGTTCGGGCAGATGGGAACGTGCGACCGTGACGCCATCCGCCGTGCGGCAGACGGTTTTGCAGGTGTCAGCGACACCTTGATCAGCGGCCTGATGCGCCATCTCGACGACGAGGAAGACCTGATCGTGCCCCTGATCCTCGACCGGGGCGAGCGGGAGCTGGGACTTTCATAG
- the tyrS gene encoding tyrosine--tRNA ligase, protein MTKHMIEAGKPATKLRSEALAVLLERGLVHQCTDIEALDETLSKGPITAYAGFDATAASLHVGHLMPLMTMRWLQKLGHKPIIVLGGGTSQIGDPSFRNDARPLLEERQIAANIATIRRSVERLVDMEGEDGALLVDNAEWLNEFRFLEFLRDYGSQFTVNRMMTFDSVKSRLEAQMPLTVLEFCYMMLQAVDFLELAKRHKCSLQVGGSDQWGNIVNGVELGRRDGRKLHGLTVPLLTTASGAKMGKTAAGAVWLHPEHLSPFGFWQFWRNTADADVAKFLRLFTELPMSEIDRLAALEGAELNEAKKILATQVTAIVHGPEEARAALQQGDALFSGEGDILEPTHTLPLTRLAEGLGLLELVVAVGFAASNGEARRLVEGGGVRLNHAIVDDPRRRIATGDLQADDRLSVSVGRRRKALIGFE, encoded by the coding sequence ATGACCAAACATATGATCGAAGCCGGCAAGCCGGCGACCAAACTCCGATCCGAAGCGCTTGCCGTGCTTCTGGAGCGTGGCCTTGTGCATCAGTGCACGGATATCGAAGCGCTCGACGAAACGCTTTCCAAAGGGCCTATCACCGCCTATGCCGGGTTCGATGCCACGGCCGCCAGCCTTCATGTCGGCCATCTGATGCCGCTGATGACCATGCGTTGGCTGCAGAAGCTGGGCCACAAGCCGATCATCGTCCTGGGCGGCGGCACCAGCCAGATCGGCGACCCGAGTTTCCGCAACGATGCGCGGCCGCTTCTGGAAGAACGCCAGATCGCGGCCAACATCGCCACCATCCGCCGCTCGGTAGAGCGCCTGGTGGATATGGAAGGTGAGGACGGGGCACTTCTGGTCGACAACGCGGAGTGGCTGAATGAGTTCCGCTTCCTGGAATTCCTCCGCGACTATGGCTCCCAGTTCACCGTCAACCGCATGATGACCTTCGATAGCGTGAAGTCACGCCTCGAAGCGCAGATGCCGCTAACCGTTCTGGAGTTCTGCTACATGATGCTGCAGGCTGTCGATTTCCTGGAACTCGCCAAACGGCACAAGTGTTCCCTTCAGGTTGGCGGGTCCGACCAGTGGGGCAACATCGTCAATGGTGTGGAACTCGGCCGCCGGGATGGCCGCAAGCTGCATGGCCTCACCGTACCGCTGCTGACCACGGCGAGCGGCGCCAAGATGGGCAAGACCGCCGCCGGTGCCGTCTGGCTGCATCCCGAACACCTGTCGCCCTTCGGCTTCTGGCAATTCTGGCGCAACACGGCCGATGCGGATGTCGCCAAGTTCCTGCGCCTCTTCACCGAACTGCCGATGAGCGAGATCGATCGTCTGGCGGCATTGGAAGGGGCAGAACTGAATGAGGCCAAGAAGATCCTGGCAACCCAGGTGACCGCGATTGTCCATGGTCCGGAGGAAGCCCGCGCCGCCCTGCAGCAGGGGGATGCGCTGTTCTCCGGCGAAGGCGATATTCTGGAACCGACGCATACCTTGCCGCTGACACGCCTTGCCGAGGGCCTCGGCCTTCTGGAACTGGTGGTGGCCGTCGGTTTTGCCGCCTCCAACGGCGAAGCGCGGCGTCTGGTGGAAGGCGGCGGTGTCCGTCTCAACCATGCCATCGTCGACGACCCGCGCCGCCGCATCGCCACGGGCGATCTTCAGGCCGATGACCGCCTGTCGGTATCGGTCGGCCGTCGCCGCAAGGCCCTGATCGGGTTTGAGTAA
- the gcvT gene encoding glycine cleavage system aminomethyltransferase GcvT, translated as MAEPVAETDLKQTPLHDLHVELGARMVPFAGYAMPVQYKAGIMAEHQQTRSRAGLFDVSHMGQAILVGPDHETTARALEAMTPSNFVELGLGRQRYTVLLNSEGGIIDDLMVTRSVSEEDDGRLMLVVNASRKDVDYAHFRQNLPENVRLEVVEDRALIAVQGPEAVAAVAAHAPKAADLAFMSASSMEFDGIDCHVARAGYTGEDGVEMSVPAGAAEAIARALLADERVEPIGLGARDSLRLEAGLCLYGHDIDETTSPVEGAITFCMQKRRREEGGFPGADRIQRELADGPGRVRVGLRLDGKAPAREGAEIALPDGPVIGTVTSGGFAPTVGAPIAMGYVPAEHAAAGTTLELVVRGRRLPATVADMPFVPNRYYRKPKA; from the coding sequence ATGGCGGAACCCGTTGCAGAGACAGATCTGAAACAAACGCCTCTTCACGACCTTCATGTCGAGCTTGGCGCCCGCATGGTGCCGTTCGCCGGTTATGCCATGCCAGTGCAGTACAAGGCCGGCATCATGGCCGAGCACCAGCAGACGCGCTCCAGGGCGGGCCTGTTCGACGTGTCCCACATGGGACAGGCGATCCTGGTGGGACCGGATCACGAGACCACCGCGCGTGCGCTCGAGGCAATGACCCCTTCAAACTTTGTGGAACTCGGCCTTGGACGCCAGCGCTACACCGTTTTGCTGAATTCCGAAGGCGGCATCATCGACGACCTGATGGTGACCCGTTCCGTTTCCGAGGAAGATGACGGGCGCCTGATGCTGGTCGTCAATGCATCGCGCAAGGATGTCGATTACGCCCACTTCCGGCAGAACCTGCCTGAAAACGTGCGCCTGGAAGTGGTTGAAGACCGCGCCCTGATCGCCGTTCAGGGACCGGAAGCCGTGGCCGCAGTTGCCGCACATGCGCCGAAGGCGGCCGACCTGGCCTTCATGTCCGCGTCTTCCATGGAATTTGACGGCATCGACTGCCACGTTGCCCGTGCCGGCTACACCGGTGAGGACGGTGTCGAAATGTCCGTTCCTGCCGGTGCTGCAGAGGCAATCGCCCGGGCGCTGCTCGCTGATGAGCGGGTCGAGCCGATCGGCCTCGGTGCCCGCGACAGTCTGCGCCTTGAGGCAGGCCTTTGCCTTTACGGCCACGACATTGACGAGACGACGTCGCCGGTGGAAGGCGCGATCACGTTCTGCATGCAGAAGCGTCGCCGCGAAGAAGGCGGATTTCCTGGAGCAGACCGGATCCAGCGTGAACTTGCCGACGGACCGGGCCGCGTTCGTGTGGGACTTCGTCTCGACGGCAAGGCGCCTGCCCGGGAAGGGGCTGAAATTGCCCTTCCCGATGGACCTGTGATCGGCACCGTGACATCAGGTGGATTTGCACCGACCGTCGGTGCCCCGATCGCGATGGGATACGTACCAGCAGAACATGCTGCAGCCGGTACCACGCTGGAGCTGGTCGTGCGTGGCCGCCGTCTGCCGGCGACCGTTGCCGACATGCCTTTCGTGCCGAACCGCTATTACCGCAAACCAAAAGCTTGA
- a CDS encoding cysteine hydrolase family protein, whose translation MTGFWIVIGLCVVALVAYVILSLRKLSVPTTGAVIDGAMRPETALVVIDVQEDFTRNTGKRAFDPKKRDAALEAISEEIALSRKSGHQIAFVSNVFRDWPVILAMKLVGGGVGTPGREGLKLDRTLDVRGAPEFEKSIGDTFSNPDFEAWLAEKRVSRLILVGLDTCYCVQLTARGALARGYQVEIREPATLTGTPDKWPPLKAELGDAGVAFA comes from the coding sequence ATGACCGGCTTTTGGATCGTAATCGGACTGTGTGTTGTGGCCCTGGTGGCCTATGTCATTCTCTCTCTCAGAAAGCTGTCGGTGCCGACAACGGGGGCTGTGATCGACGGAGCGATGCGCCCGGAAACGGCGCTGGTGGTGATTGATGTCCAGGAGGATTTCACCCGCAACACCGGCAAGCGGGCGTTCGATCCTAAGAAACGCGATGCGGCGCTTGAGGCCATCTCCGAGGAGATCGCACTGAGCCGGAAGTCGGGGCATCAGATCGCCTTCGTCAGCAATGTCTTTCGCGATTGGCCGGTGATCCTGGCAATGAAACTGGTTGGCGGCGGTGTCGGAACGCCGGGTCGCGAAGGCCTGAAGCTGGATCGCACGCTGGATGTTCGCGGCGCGCCGGAGTTTGAAAAGTCGATTGGCGACACTTTCAGCAATCCCGATTTCGAGGCCTGGCTAGCTGAAAAACGTGTCAGCCGGTTGATCCTGGTCGGTCTGGACACCTGTTACTGCGTGCAGCTGACCGCCAGGGGCGCACTCGCCCGAGGCTATCAGGTTGAAATTCGCGAACCGGCCACCTTGACCGGGACACCGGACAAATGGCCGCCGCTCAAGGCCGAACTCGGAGACGCAGGCGTGGCATTCGCCTGA
- the ispH gene encoding 4-hydroxy-3-methylbut-2-enyl diphosphate reductase: protein MTETRQDHPALTIRLCAPRGFCAGVDRAIQIVELALEKYGRPVYVRHEIVHNKFVVDGLKAKGAIFVEELEEIPAEDASRPVIFSAHGVPKSVPADAEARNMFFLDATCPLVSKVHKEAEIHFRRDREVLLIGHAGHPEVIGTMGQLPEGTVTLIETEDDARSFTPRSDRPLAYITQTTLSVDDTAGIVAALQERFPEIVAPHKEDICYATTNRQEAVKAVAPGVDAMIVVGAPNSSNSQRLREVAERAGCKTSALIQRASDISWQDFEGISSLGLTAGASAPETLVEEIIGAFAERFDVTVETVRTAEETIAFNLPRELRDVTVSTRAANG from the coding sequence ATGACCGAGACAAGACAAGACCATCCCGCCCTGACCATCCGGCTCTGCGCTCCGCGCGGATTCTGTGCCGGTGTTGATCGGGCGATCCAGATTGTTGAACTTGCACTGGAAAAATACGGCCGTCCCGTCTATGTGCGCCACGAGATCGTGCACAACAAGTTCGTGGTCGACGGCCTGAAAGCGAAAGGTGCCATCTTTGTCGAAGAGCTGGAAGAAATTCCGGCTGAAGATGCCAGCCGTCCGGTGATCTTCTCGGCCCATGGCGTGCCAAAATCCGTCCCGGCGGACGCGGAAGCCCGCAACATGTTTTTCCTGGACGCGACCTGCCCGCTCGTCTCCAAGGTCCACAAGGAGGCCGAGATCCACTTCCGTCGGGACCGAGAAGTGCTGCTGATCGGCCACGCCGGGCATCCCGAAGTCATCGGCACGATGGGGCAACTGCCCGAGGGAACTGTCACCTTGATCGAAACCGAGGACGACGCAAGATCGTTCACACCCAGATCTGACCGGCCGCTGGCCTACATTACCCAGACCACCCTCTCGGTGGACGACACCGCCGGTATCGTCGCCGCCCTCCAGGAACGCTTTCCGGAGATCGTCGCGCCGCATAAGGAAGACATCTGCTACGCCACCACAAACCGCCAGGAAGCGGTCAAGGCGGTGGCCCCGGGCGTCGATGCGATGATCGTGGTCGGTGCCCCGAATTCCTCCAATTCCCAGCGGCTGCGGGAAGTCGCTGAGCGGGCCGGGTGCAAAACGTCGGCTCTGATCCAGCGCGCAAGCGACATTTCGTGGCAGGATTTCGAAGGAATCAGCTCCCTCGGCCTGACAGCAGGTGCATCTGCGCCCGAGACTCTGGTAGAGGAAATCATCGGCGCGTTTGCGGAACGTTTTGACGTCACGGTCGAGACGGTACGCACCGCCGAAGAGACGATTGCCTTCAACCTGCCGCGGGAGCTGCGAGACGTGACCGTTTCCACCAGGGCGGCCAACGGATAA